From Callospermophilus lateralis isolate mCalLat2 chromosome 5, mCalLat2.hap1, whole genome shotgun sequence, a single genomic window includes:
- the Glrx gene encoding glutaredoxin-1, with the protein MAQEFVDSKIQPGKVVVFIKPTCPFCRKTQEILSQLPFKQGLLEFVDITATGDTNEIQDYLQQLTGARTVPRVFIGKDCIGGCSDLITMQENGELLTRLKQIGALK; encoded by the exons ATGGCTCAGGAGTTTGTGGACAGCAAAATCCAGCCAGGGAAGGTCGTTGTGTTCATCAAGCCCACCTGCCCCTTCTGCAGAAAGACCCAGGAGATCCTCAGTCAACTGCCCTTCAAACAAGGGCTTCTGGAATTTGTCGATATCACAGCCACCGGTGACACAAATGAGATACAAGATTATTTGCAACAGCTCACAGGCGCGAGAACG gtACCTCGGGTCTTTATTGGTAAAGATTGTATAGGTGGATGCAGTGATCTAATAACTATGCAAGAGAACGGAGAACTGCTGACTCGGCTGAAGCAGATTGGAGCTCTGAAGTAA